CCAAAAATTGTGGAACATATAACTCAAAATACAGAAAAATATAAAATGAAAGATATAATGATTATGAATGTAAAGAAAATTGCTTTTGGAGCAGCCGTAGTATTTTTTTCCGGTTTAGCTACTGCACAGACGTTGCAGGACGGTATCAACAGTATAGACAGTGATAAGTACGCACAGGCTAAAACCAATTTTACGGAAATGATTGCCAAAGCGCCTACAGCAGAAAATTACTTCTATTTAGGAAATACTTACCTGAAACAAGGTGAACCTGATTATGCTAAAGCTACAGAAAGTTTTAACAAAGGTTTGGCTGTTGACAATAAAAGCTATCTTAACAAAATAGGATTGGCTACTGTAAAATTAGGTAAAGGAGATAAAAGCGCAATTGCTGAAATTCAGAAAATTGTTGCAGATTCTAAGGAAAAAGATGCTGAAGTACTATTCAGAGGAGCTGAAGCTTTAACTTTATTTGAGAAAAACAGTGCTCCGGACGCAGCTATCCAGTTTTTAACAAAAGCTATTGAGAAAGCTGAGAAAAAAGGAGTTCCTGCTCACTATTATTATACACTTGGAGATGCTTACAGATTAAAAAGAGCGCCTGGTGAGGCTATGTCTGCTTATGATAAAGCACTTCCATTAGCTAAGAATAAAGCATCTGTTTATACAAGAATGGCTACTTTATGGATGGCAGCACAACAATGGCAGCAGGCTAAACAAAGTATTGATAAAGCAATTGGTGTAGATGCAACGTATGCACCTGCATATAAGGCTTTAGCTTCTTACGATATCAGATATCAGCAGAACGCAAAAGCTACACAGGATCTTATCAACTATACAAAATATGCTGACGAAGATCCATATACTCAGTTAGAAATTGCTAAACTATATTTCACTAATGAAGATTACGCAAACTCTAAAACAGTATTAGATAAAATCTTTGATAAAATTGATGATCCTATCAAGTTTAAATTAAGAGCTTATCAGTCTTATGCAGACGGAAACTATGCTGAAGCAAAACAGAATATGGATACTTTCGTATCTCAGGCTGAAAAAACAAGAATCCAGCCGGCTGATCAGGGTCTTCAGGGACTTATTGCAGCAGGTTTAGCCAAAACTGAAACTGATGCAGCTAAGAAAGCGGCTTTAAATACAGAAGCACAGCAGAAAGTTGCTATTGCTAAAGCAGCTAAGGATGAAACAATGAAGTGGGATATAGAACTTGCTAATATTGCAGGTGGTGGTGCTTCTCAAACTGAGGCAGACAAAGGACCTACTACTCCTGAAATTGAAGCATTGAAAAAGAAAGTTGCTGCTAATAAAGAAGATTCAGACTCTCTGTTTAAATTGGCAACCGCTTACCAAGATGCTAAAAACTGGAACGGTGCTGTACTTACTTGGCAGAAAATGAGTGCTCTTCTTCCTGATTGGGCTCCGGCTTATTACAGCCAGGGATATTCTTATCAGCAGGCAGGAAATAATGATGCGGCAAAATTGGCGTATGAAAAATTCATCAGCACGGTAAAACCAGCTGATCAGGAAGCTAACAAACAGACTTTAGCGTATGCTTACTTCGCAGTAGCGTATATGAATAAAGATACTGATGTAGCTAAAGCCAAAGATTATATAGCTAAATCTTTACAGCTTGACCCTACTTATCAGGATGCTGTAAAATTAAATAAAGAAATCAACAAGTAATTTAAAATTTAAATTACAGATATAAAAACTTCCCATTCTCAATGTTTGGGAAGTTTTTATTTTAAATCTTATCTTTGAAAATATGAAAACAGATATACTTGCTTTTGGAGCCCACCCTGATGATGTAGAGCTGGGATGTGGCGGAACTATTGCCAAAATGATTTCGGAAGGTAAAACATGCGTTATTGTAGATCTCACAAAAGGAGAGCTTGGAACCAGGGGAACTGATGAAACAAGAAAAGTGGAAGCGGGTGAAGCAGCAAAGATTCTGGGAGTTTCTGCAAGGGAAAATCTGGGAATGAAAGACGGTTTTTTAGTGAATTCAGAAGAATACCAGATAGAGATCGTAAAAATGATCCGCAAATACCGGCCTGAAATTGTCTTAGCCAATGCAATTGATGATAGACATCCGGATCATGCAAAAGGCGCAAAATTAGTATCAGATGCGTGCTTTTTGTCCGGACTGAGAAAAATTGTAACTGTTTTGGAAGGAGAAAACCAGGAAGTGTGGCGACCAAAGCAAATTTTTCATTATATCCAGTGGAAAGATATCAAACCGGAATTTGTTATCGATATATCAGAACATCTTGATAAGAAGATTGAGGCTTGTATGGCTTTCAAAACACAGTTCTATGACCCAACATCTAACGAGCCCGTTACTCCTATCGCAACAAAAGATTTTTTTGAGAGTCTGACTTACCGGGCACAGGATTTGGGAAGGTTATCGGGAGTGACTTACGCTGAGGGATTTACGTCTGAGAAGTTGATTGCGATGAAAAATTTTGACGGAATAGTTTGGTAATTAAAAAATCTTCTCTATATTTGCACTCACAAAACGGTGATTGTAGCTCAGTTGGTTAGAGCGTCGGATTGTGGTTCCGAAGGTCGTGGGTTCGAGACCCATCATTCACCCATCATAGGTCATCCCGCTTTTTTAAGCGGGATTTCTCTTTAAATAAACCTTATATTTGTTTAGATTTCAAACACTTACAAAAATTAATAAATCGCAAAAAAGCGGTTCGATATTGCTGATTTTTTTAGTGTATTTTTTTCGTTCAATATCGAACCGAAAGGGGTAAAATCGTATAAAAGTTCCCTAATAAAAATGAAAAATTCCTTTATTAGAAAGGGATTAAGAAGAAGTGATTCGATCCCCACTATAGGTTATTATATTTTTAATGATTATTTTACTTACAAATTGTTAATATAGAGTAGTCTAAGTAATAGGCTTTATTAATTTGTCTTCAATATAAATCAAATTAAAATCTACTCCTTTTGTTGCTGTATTAAAAGCTTCGTCGGAGTTTTCAAAGGAAGCAAAAATTAAAATTTGAGACTCTTTATGTTTTGAAATTGTTTTTAAGAAACTATGAAAATTCTCAATTGCAGCATCTTGTTGTTTGGGTTCGTCCATCATAATAAGTCTAGGATGATTTCCATCAAACTTAATTGAAGTATCAAGTAAGCTAAATGTATAAGCCCAAATACATCTAATGAAATCACTTCCTGACGAGTCAAATCGTATATTATAATCTTTTGTTTCTTCTCCAAAAGGCTTACTTATAACGGGTAAATAATTCTCTCTTGAAATTTTAATAAATTCACTTTGCTGACTTGTGTAATTGAATTCTTTTAGAAGTGCTTTAAATTTCAGCTCCAAAAACTGTAATTTTTCATTATCATTAATTGAAAAAAAGTTGGTTGGTAAATTACTTTCATCACTAATAATTTTTTCCCATTGTTTTGAGAGCTCTTTTAATTGGCTAACCAATTCGTTGAAATCCTCAAGGAATTTATTATAAAATTCTATTCTTTTTTTAAGATTTAATCTATTTTCAATTTCAATAATAGAGGGAAGTCTTTCATCAGAAACTAGTTCTTTTTTTATTAGCCTGACATTGGTTCTTGCTTCGGATAATTTTGTTTTGAAAAAATCTATTCTTTTTTCTTTTTCATTTATAGTTTTTTCCTGCCCTTCAATATAGACACTAATCATTTTAATCTGAGCATCAATAAAATCAATATTATCTTCTAGACGCATTGGAATTTGCTCAACCTCCAAAGGCAATAGAGAATCATTAATTTCTTGGTTGCATGTTGGGCATATTTCAGTAGAAGTTTTTAAATTGAAATCAGCACCTAAATTTTTTACCTTTAAAGCTCCCTTGTTTTTTCTCAAATCACTTTTTAATAATGATAATTGCGATCTATAACTGCTTAATCGGTCTATATCAAAACTTAATTCCGTTGATAGTAATTCATAATTTATAGATAGCTTATTGATGAAATTATTCAATTTTTCGAGCTGGTCTTCATCATTTGAAATATTTTGACCAACTGAAAACACGGATTTAGTTTGTAAATTATTTAACTCATCAACCTGCAAATCAATATAATCAGAAATTGTGTGTTCTCCTTCATCTTTAGTTAGTAAAATATTCAATCTACTATAGTCATTGATAATAACAGGTTTTTGTTCAATGCCACTAATTCTACCACCTCCTTTTTCTGCCAGTCTAATAAATTGATTATTTAAAGTTGACCACTTATCTTCAATTATTCTTTTATTAAATGTTATTTGTTGCTTTCTTTTCTTGTTCTCGGTAACATCAAGGTTCAATAGAAACTCAATTGCTCTAGCTTCTTTATTACTTAAGCTAAAATGTGGCATTGTAGCAAAGAAATCTGACCAACCTGATTTTTGCTCTATCATGAATGATGAAGCAACTTGTTGAATATATAATTTTTTTGAATCTCCAGAGTTTGTTAAAACATTGGGCAAACTCCAGTTTAAAAAATTTTCCAAAAAGAGATGGAAACCATATATTTCATCGGTAGCGCCTCCTTTGTCATGGATGTACATAGGCTTAGATTCAGGAATAATATTTTCCGAATCATCAATTAATTTCCCAAAATAAACATCTACTAACTGAGGTTTTCTATCAGAATTACTAATCACACTTCTTTTAATTGTAATGATCTCTTTTTCGCTATTTTCAATTTCTAAATAAACAAAAGATTGAATAACTTTGTGAAAGGAATCTTTTGGATATTCAACTTGGTCTCTAAAAACAGATTGCATGGTTTTTTCATTTCTGCCACCAATGATTTCTTCAAATCCTAAGCAATAAGTAATTGCTTGAAAAAGACTACTTTTACCGCTAGTATTGTCAGCTCTAATAATGTTTAGACCATTGCTGAATTCGTATTTTGATCCATACAATCCTGAGCTTGTATTTACTTCAAATTTTATTTTATTAATTTTTAACATTGAATAATGACCATTTATTTGAAATAGATTCTATTCTATTATCTGTTATTTTTCGTTTACCTATAAAATTTAAAAATATAAACTCTTCTTTAAAAACATCAGCTTTAACAATTAATTGAAAAAATTCTTCTCCTTTTTTTGTTAATAAATATTTCCCATGTTCTATAATGCAAATACACTCAGCTACACAAAATAAAAGGGCTCTATTGAGTGCTGGTTCAATTCCCCAAACTGCAATATCTGGATCATAGTTGTTTTTTATTAGTTCTAAAACCTTAACTTTATTTTCATCATCTTTTAAAGCCCAACTCAATAAATGTAACTTTAATAAACTGCATTTATTACCTATACAAGTAACTGACAAAATCATTACTATTTGAGCTATTTTATACATA
The genomic region above belongs to Chryseobacterium shigense and contains:
- the bshB1 gene encoding bacillithiol biosynthesis deacetylase BshB1 — encoded protein: MKTDILAFGAHPDDVELGCGGTIAKMISEGKTCVIVDLTKGELGTRGTDETRKVEAGEAAKILGVSARENLGMKDGFLVNSEEYQIEIVKMIRKYRPEIVLANAIDDRHPDHAKGAKLVSDACFLSGLRKIVTVLEGENQEVWRPKQIFHYIQWKDIKPEFVIDISEHLDKKIEACMAFKTQFYDPTSNEPVTPIATKDFFESLTYRAQDLGRLSGVTYAEGFTSEKLIAMKNFDGIVW
- a CDS encoding tetratricopeptide repeat protein, with amino-acid sequence MKDIMIMNVKKIAFGAAVVFFSGLATAQTLQDGINSIDSDKYAQAKTNFTEMIAKAPTAENYFYLGNTYLKQGEPDYAKATESFNKGLAVDNKSYLNKIGLATVKLGKGDKSAIAEIQKIVADSKEKDAEVLFRGAEALTLFEKNSAPDAAIQFLTKAIEKAEKKGVPAHYYYTLGDAYRLKRAPGEAMSAYDKALPLAKNKASVYTRMATLWMAAQQWQQAKQSIDKAIGVDATYAPAYKALASYDIRYQQNAKATQDLINYTKYADEDPYTQLEIAKLYFTNEDYANSKTVLDKIFDKIDDPIKFKLRAYQSYADGNYAEAKQNMDTFVSQAEKTRIQPADQGLQGLIAAGLAKTETDAAKKAALNTEAQQKVAIAKAAKDETMKWDIELANIAGGGASQTEADKGPTTPEIEALKKKVAANKEDSDSLFKLATAYQDAKNWNGAVLTWQKMSALLPDWAPAYYSQGYSYQQAGNNDAAKLAYEKFISTVKPADQEANKQTLAYAYFAVAYMNKDTDVAKAKDYIAKSLQLDPTYQDAVKLNKEINK
- a CDS encoding ATP-binding protein, with product MLKINKIKFEVNTSSGLYGSKYEFSNGLNIIRADNTSGKSSLFQAITYCLGFEEIIGGRNEKTMQSVFRDQVEYPKDSFHKVIQSFVYLEIENSEKEIITIKRSVISNSDRKPQLVDVYFGKLIDDSENIIPESKPMYIHDKGGATDEIYGFHLFLENFLNWSLPNVLTNSGDSKKLYIQQVASSFMIEQKSGWSDFFATMPHFSLSNKEARAIEFLLNLDVTENKKRKQQITFNKRIIEDKWSTLNNQFIRLAEKGGGRISGIEQKPVIINDYSRLNILLTKDEGEHTISDYIDLQVDELNNLQTKSVFSVGQNISNDEDQLEKLNNFINKLSINYELLSTELSFDIDRLSSYRSQLSLLKSDLRKNKGALKVKNLGADFNLKTSTEICPTCNQEINDSLLPLEVEQIPMRLEDNIDFIDAQIKMISVYIEGQEKTINEKEKRIDFFKTKLSEARTNVRLIKKELVSDERLPSIIEIENRLNLKKRIEFYNKFLEDFNELVSQLKELSKQWEKIISDESNLPTNFFSINDNEKLQFLELKFKALLKEFNYTSQQSEFIKISRENYLPVISKPFGEETKDYNIRFDSSGSDFIRCIWAYTFSLLDTSIKFDGNHPRLIMMDEPKQQDAAIENFHSFLKTISKHKESQILIFASFENSDEAFNTATKGVDFNLIYIEDKLIKPIT